In Bacteriovorax sp. PP10, the genomic window ACTCCGCTGGTTTTTTCATTAGGCCCATCATCGAAAGTCAGATGTGTGCTGATGCCTTCACAGTTAATGTTCTGTGCTCTTAATTCTTTTAAGAGATCATTGTACATGGGATCGTTGTTGAGTGATGAGCAGGTGTTGGCCTGTACGTTTGTTAGCGACAAGATCGCTAGAGCAGAAAGGGAAAAAAGGTTCAACATATTTTAGTTAGTTTGTAAGAGTTAATACCTCAACTAGCTTAACATAAAATAAAAAAGACCTTGAAGAAATTCAAGGCCTTTTTTTATAAGTAACTAATTTTAAAAATTAGAAAATATATTTTGGGCAAGTAAGTAGGTAGTTTGAACCTCTAGCATCTAATTCTAAAACTAGATCTTCATCAGATACTGATCCTTCAACTGTTTTTCTTCCAACAATTAAAGTTCCATTGTAGTTACCGTCAGCATTGAATACAGAAAGAGTGTATTTTTCTGTTTCAGCATTGAAGTAGTAACCAGGAATGTCTGCGTTTGGATTCTGAATCTCAATAAGGTTGATTTCAGTTCTTTCAGTAACGTTGTTTTTTGTGATGTCTAGGTGACAAACAGGTGCAGCGAAAATTTGAGAGCTAAAAGCAAGAGTAGCTAGAATCATAATCGTTTTCATAAAAACTCCTTTAGGTTGAATAAACGGAGATTACTACGCTTGCCAACATAAGAAAATTTAATTAAATATACAGAAACAATTTAATATATTTATTACATATGCAACAGAATGACCCTAATTTAAACCACTTAAGATACTTCCTGACTGCTGTGCAGCTAGGTAGCCACGCTAAGGCCGCGAAGTTTCACAGGGTGAGTCAACCCGCCATAAGTTTAGCTATAAATAAGCTTGAAGAGTCCTTTAACGTCACACTGGTTATGAACCTTAAAAATCGCTTCAAACTAACCCCGGAAGGAGAGAAATTAGTTTTAGAGGCCCCTCGTTTGATGAAGGCCCTGGAAGATTTAAGGGTGAGTCTTCAAAGTCAGACCGATACAATTTCCGGTGAGCTTAATCTTGCAAGTTCAATGGGAGTCGCTCCTTTTTATCTTATAAGTCCATTGAAAGATTTTACGAGTAAGTATGAGGATGTAAATTTTCATATCAATCTTGGCGATGTGAAATTTATTATTGATCAGATTCAAACGAATCAGGCAGAGCTTGGTGTGTTTATGGAAGATCAGACTAAGGTTCCTTTTACGAAGAGAATTCTTCACGAGGGAAATTTCGTTGCAATCACTTCTCGCGATTTTATCTATAATGATCAAAAGAAAATAAAAATTCTCATTACTAATGAGGCCCCTGGGATTCATGAATTTGAATCTATCGTAAAGAGAAAGATGAAAGAGAGATCTTTTCATTATCATACGGTAGAGAGCTGGGAGCTTATTGTTGAGATGGCCATGAATGGGTTAGGTGTAGGAATTATACCTGAGTTCATGGTTGGTAAGTGCTTAGTTCAACCCGAGTTAACTGAGGCCATCAAAACCATGAACTATAAAATCGCCGTTGTTCACAAAGGTGAGCACCAGCTCTCTAAAGAGGCCAAACTTTTTTTAGACTCTCTTAATTAAGTAAGAAACTGTCTCACCTGATCAGAACTCATCGCTCCGCTTTGGCGTTTCACTTCTTTTCCATTCTTAAATAAAATCGTGCAAGGGATACCACGTATACCAAACTCCGCTGAGAGTTGTTGTTCAACTTCTGTATTGATTTTAACAAACACAGTGTTTTGGTTTTGTATGGATGCCTTCTGATATTCGGGAGCATACGAACGACATGGCCCACACCAGCTGGCCCAGAAATCCACAATCACTGAACCTTCGGCCATGCTTAAGATCTTTCTGAAATTTTGGGTGTTCACATCTGAGACAAGACCGTGCATTGAGAGATCTGATCCGCATTTTCCACAAACAGGGGCCTTTTCAATCGCTTTTTCGGTAGAGAGTTTATTAAGTGCATTGCATTTCGGACATTGAGAAAAAGTTTTGCTCATAGATTCCTCCTGACTATCTCAATTTTATCAAAAGAGACGAGAAAGTCCTATAAAATTTAAATACAATCTATTATTGTCTGCCTGTCTAAAAATAAGCCTTCTGTGATTCTTATATCACGAAATATTTGCCAGGCACTTACGATTTCGCTCTGACTGCCTGGTGTTTTTTAACTGACGTCTTGCCTGCGAACTGACCAGATAAATCCATCAAACCAAAAATGCATAATCGACGTGAGTAACCAGAAGGCCGCAACCCATCTGATAATCTCGCTGGGATTTTCTTCTTGTTGAGTGAACTGACGAAGGCCTGCAAAAATAAAAACCATTGGGATAATTAAAGCGAAGTAGATAAGCACTCCGATTTTAATGTTCTTTTCTTTGGACTGATCTTTTTTGATCGCGATCTTCGCAAGGTTTGATCTCTCACTGACTAACACGATAAAGATGTATTGAATGGCGTGATAGATATTCCCGAAGAAAACTCCATCGGCAATTGTATATTTAGAAGCAATGATAATTGTTGTCGCACCAGTGACTGCAAATAAAGCGAACTTTGCTTTGGAGTATTGATAACCATTATTGATAAGTTTTCTATAAGAGACGATATAAAAAATTGTGTAGAAGACAGCAAAAGCTATTAGTGGAATGCGAAGCCAGGTAATAAAACTTCCATACTGCTTAACAATCATCAGTGGCATTTCTAAGTATTCAACTAAGGCACCATCTAATTGTGAGTCCGGTAAGTAAGTCAGAAGGACAAGGTTAGGAAGAAGACCTACAACAAAGGCCATGCCCATATCAAGCTTGCGGCCAGCTAGGGGATCATTGCCCATCTTTCCGTCATAGATTCTACCGAAACCAAACGTCTGCATTAATGAATGCCATTCATCCCAATAAGCGCCTAAGACACCCATTAAAATAAAAAGCACTGGAGAAGCACACATGGCGATTAAAAGAATAAGAGGAACAAGTGT contains:
- a CDS encoding LysR family transcriptional regulator encodes the protein MQQNDPNLNHLRYFLTAVQLGSHAKAAKFHRVSQPAISLAINKLEESFNVTLVMNLKNRFKLTPEGEKLVLEAPRLMKALEDLRVSLQSQTDTISGELNLASSMGVAPFYLISPLKDFTSKYEDVNFHINLGDVKFIIDQIQTNQAELGVFMEDQTKVPFTKRILHEGNFVAITSRDFIYNDQKKIKILITNEAPGIHEFESIVKRKMKERSFHYHTVESWELIVEMAMNGLGVGIIPEFMVGKCLVQPELTEAIKTMNYKIAVVHKGEHQLSKEAKLFLDSLN
- the trxC gene encoding thioredoxin TrxC, with the protein product MSKTFSQCPKCNALNKLSTEKAIEKAPVCGKCGSDLSMHGLVSDVNTQNFRKILSMAEGSVIVDFWASWCGPCRSYAPEYQKASIQNQNTVFVKINTEVEQQLSAEFGIRGIPCTILFKNGKEVKRQSGAMSSDQVRQFLT